The proteins below come from a single Kryptolebias marmoratus isolate JLee-2015 linkage group LG12, ASM164957v2, whole genome shotgun sequence genomic window:
- the LOC108239330 gene encoding protein Tob1 — protein sequence MQLEIQVALNFIISYLYNKLPRRRVNIFGEELERQLKQKYEGHWYPDKPYKGSGFRCIHVGEKVDPVVEKAAKESGLEIEDVRNNLPQDLSVWIDPYEVSYQIGEKGPVKVLYVDDSNESGVCNGGLDLDKEIKNSFNPDAQVFMPINEPVNGASPGSSSPSPPFGHSAAVSPTFMPRSTQPLTFTTATFAATKFGSTKMKSSGRNNNNNGGSGGGGGSSAGNKVARTSPTNLGLNVNSLLKQKAISTSMHSLYGLGLGMQQQHQKPSALSPNAKEFVFPSLQGQGSQSALFPGDSSLSLSPLQYSNAFDVFAAYGGLNDKSLMDGLNFSLSNMQYSNQQFQPVMAN from the coding sequence ATGCAGCTTGAAATCCAAGTAGCTCTCAACTTCATCATCTCATACCTGTACAACAAGCTGCCGAGGCGACGGGTCAACATTTTCGGCGAGGAGCTGGAGCggcagctgaagcagaaataTGAAGGACACTGGTACCCCGACAAGCCATACAAGGGCTCAGGATTCCGATGCATCCACGTGGGCGAGAAGGTGGACCCTGTGGTGGAGAAAGCAGCCAAAGAGAGTGGGCTGGAGATCGAGGATGTCCGCAATAACCTGCCCCAGGACCTCAGCGTGTGGATTGACCCCTACGAGGTGTCCTACCAGATCGGCGAGAAGGGGCCAGTCAAAGTGTTGTACGTCGACGACAGCAATGAAAGTGGAGTCTGTAACGGAGGGCTGGACCTGGACAAGGAGATCAAGAACAGTTTCAATCCTGATGCGCAGGTCTTCATGCCCATCAACGAGCCCGTGAACGGCGCCTCTCCGGGCTCCAGCTCTCCCTCCCCACCGTTCGGCCACTCTGCGGCGGTCAGCCCCACCTTCATGCCCCGCTCCACCCAGCCTTTAACCTTCACAACAGCCACCTTCGCTGCTACCAAGTTCGGCTCCACTAAGATGAAGAGCAGTGGgcgcaacaacaacaacaacggcggcagtggcggcggcggcggcagcagcgcTGGGAACAAAGTGGCACGTACCTCTCCCACCAACTTGGGCCTGAATGTGAACAGTCTCCTTAAACAGAAAGCCATCTCCACCTCCATGCACTCACTGTACGGGCTGGGGCTCggcatgcagcagcagcaccagaaACCCTCGGCCCTGTCCCCCAACGCCAAGGAGTTTGTGTTCCCCAGCCTGCAGGGCCAAGGCAGCCAGAGTGCTCTGTTTCCCGGGGACAGCTCGCTCAGCCTCAGCCCGCTGCAGTACAGCAATGCCTTCGACGTGTTTGCGGCCTACGGTGGCCTTAACGACAAGTCCCTCATGGATGGCTTGAATTTCAGCTTAAGCAACATGCAGTATTCTAACCAGCAATTCCAGCCAGTTATGGCCAACTAG